CCGGCCTGGTTTTCCAGGATCCAGGTGCGGGCGAAGGTGCCGTCCTGGATCTCACGGAGGATCTGGCGCATCTCCTCGCGGACGGCGGGACTGATGATCCGTGGGCCGCTGACGTAGTCGCCGAACTCGGCGGTGTCGCTGATGCTGTACCGCATGTAGCTCATGCCGCCCTGGTACATCAGGTCGACGATCAGCTTCATCTCGTGGAGGCACTCGAAGTAGGCGAGCTCCGGCTGGTAGCCGGCTTCCACCAGGGTGTCGAAGCCGGTCTTGACCAGCGAGGTCAGTCCACCACAGAGCACGGCCTGCTCGCCGAAAAGGTCCGTCTCGGTCTCCTCTTTGAACGTCGTCTCCAGCACGCCCGCCATCGTCGAGCCGATCCCGCGGGCGTAGGCGAGCGTGCGGGCGCGCGCCTTGCCGGTCGTGTCCTGGTGGACGGCGAACAGCGCGGGGACGCCGACCCGCTCTTTGAAGAGCCGGCGCACGATATGGCCCGGCCCTTTGGGCGCGACCATCGCGACGTCGATATCCGCCGGCGGGAGGATCTGGCTGAAGTGGATGTTGAAGCCGTGCGCGAACATCAGCGCGCTGCCCGGCTTGAGGTTCGGCTTGACCACCTCGTCGTAGAGCCGCTTCTGCGTCTGGTCCGGCACGAGCATCATCACCAGGTTGCCGAGTTCGACGGCCTTCTCGACCGTCTCGACGCGTAGGTCTTCCTTTTCTGCCGCCTCCCAGGACTTACTGCCCTTGTAGAGGCCGACCACGACATCGACGCCGCTGTCCTGCAGGTTCAGGGCGTGCGCGTGGCCCTGACTGCCGTAGCCGATGACCGCGACTCGCTGGCCCGCCAGCGCCGCCATGTCGGCGTCGTCGTCGTAGTAGACCTTGGCCATTAGAGGTACGTCTTGGTCGTCAGGTTGTTCAGCCGGGGGTTGAGGCCGATCACCTGGTCGGCGTCGACCGGCACGTCGATCAGGATCGACTGGCCCGAGGTCTCATAGCAGGCGTCCATGATCTCCTTGAGATTGCTCAAGTCCGGCTTCACCCGGTAGCCGTCCCAGCCATGCGCCTTCGCCGCACCGACGAAGTCGATCGTCGGCAGCGTCGAATGGTAGCGCCGCTTCTCGACGTCGGGGATGACGACTTCGAGGCCCTTGTCGACGATCCCGTAGACGCCGTTGTTGATGATGAAGAGCCGCAGGTCGAGGTTGGCGGCGTCGGCCAGCGCGCCGCCGAAGAGGCGCCAGCAGCCGTCGCCGGAGAAGACGAAGGTATGGAGGCCGGGATCGGCCATCTTTGCGCCGACGCCCAGCCCGAAACCGCCGCCCATCGCCGACCCGTCATGGGTGCTGTGGAACGGAATCCAGGGATGGGGTCGCTGTGTGACGTACTGCCGATCCTTGTAGGCGATGCAGACGTCGTCGAACCCGATGCTGTTCGGCCGCCACGATTGGTGCAGCTGCTCGTAAAAGCGGATGAAGTCGACGCTACCCTCGCGCACGTCGCGAGAGATCTGGCGGGTATTGAGGCGTTCGGGCACATCCATCGGTGGCCGCCGGCCGACGCCGCGCTTCGACAGCTGCGGAATGACCTCTCGTAGAACCGCGTCCAGGTCCCCATGCACCACGTCGTAGTTGCCGCGAACGCGATGGCGGAACTCGCCGGCGATGTGGCCGTACTGCTCCGTCCACCCCGTGAAGTTCCAAACCTGTCCGGCGGGAATCGTCGCCAGGTTGAGCGAATATTCGCCCGGATCGAAGCCGAGCGTAATGACGCAGTCGTCGGGACCGACGCTTCGCCAGAGCTTCATCGCCTCGTCGTTGCCGCCGAAGGAGATGTAGCCGAAGCCGTAGCGGTTGTCGGGCGAAACGGCATTCGCCCCGTTGACCGACCAGACGGTCGGCGCCTGCAGCAGCTCCGCCAGCTGGGTGGTCAGGGCCGGCATGCCCGGCCAGCGCGCGGCCTCGCTGCCGACATAGATCACGACCCGGCGCCCGTCGGCGATCTGCGGAAAGTCCTGCACGAAGCGCTCGACGTCCTGCGGACGAAAGCCGCGGGGGCGGAGACGTGACGGCACGTCGACCTCGATGTCCTTGGAGAGGATGTCCGGATAAAAGGCGATGGCGATCGGCTTGGATTCCATCAGGATCGCCTGGGCCCGCTCGAGCTGCTCCTCCATGGTGTCGATGTCGTCGATCACGATGCAGCCATCACCCAGCTCGGCCTGGAGTTGCGGCACGATGTTCATGCCGTGGACCGACACGTCCTGAAGTGGCGCCTGGCCGATCGACAGCGTGGAGTTAAGGGCAACCAGGTAGACCGCCGGGATGTTGTGCAGCTTAGCGTCGGTCAGGCCGCTCCCTCCCAGCTTGGTGGCGGCGCCGGTCGTGGTGATACAGCCGGCGACGCGGCCGGAGGCGAGGTAGTACCCGAGCGGAACGAAGCCGGCGACGTACTCGCCCATCGTCAGCATGCGGGGCGCGCCGTCTGTCGCTTCCGACGGGTCGGACAAGGGCTCGAGGTGCTTGG
Above is a window of Candidatus Dormiibacterota bacterium DNA encoding:
- the ilvC gene encoding ketol-acid reductoisomerase, which translates into the protein MAKVYYDDDADMAALAGQRVAVIGYGSQGHAHALNLQDSGVDVVVGLYKGSKSWEAAEKEDLRVETVEKAVELGNLVMMLVPDQTQKRLYDEVVKPNLKPGSALMFAHGFNIHFSQILPPADIDVAMVAPKGPGHIVRRLFKERVGVPALFAVHQDTTGKARARTLAYARGIGSTMAGVLETTFKEETETDLFGEQAVLCGGLTSLVKTGFDTLVEAGYQPELAYFECLHEMKLIVDLMYQGGMSYMRYSISDTAEFGDYVSGPRIISPAVREEMRQILREIQDGTFARTWILENQAGRPAFNASRQRAKGELIEKVGAELRAMMPWLKADKKASN
- a CDS encoding thiamine pyrophosphate-dependent enzyme — protein: MSTEMIDRVEQELTPFGPAPLERTSGNFWLIETLRRWGITSYAGVNGGGLIHVTKHLEPLSDPSEATDGAPRMLTMGEYVAGFVPLGYYLASGRVAGCITTTGAATKLGGSGLTDAKLHNIPAVYLVALNSTLSIGQAPLQDVSVHGMNIVPQLQAELGDGCIVIDDIDTMEEQLERAQAILMESKPIAIAFYPDILSKDIEVDVPSRLRPRGFRPQDVERFVQDFPQIADGRRVVIYVGSEAARWPGMPALTTQLAELLQAPTVWSVNGANAVSPDNRYGFGYISFGGNDEAMKLWRSVGPDDCVITLGFDPGEYSLNLATIPAGQVWNFTGWTEQYGHIAGEFRHRVRGNYDVVHGDLDAVLREVIPQLSKRGVGRRPPMDVPERLNTRQISRDVREGSVDFIRFYEQLHQSWRPNSIGFDDVCIAYKDRQYVTQRPHPWIPFHSTHDGSAMGGGFGLGVGAKMADPGLHTFVFSGDGCWRLFGGALADAANLDLRLFIINNGVYGIVDKGLEVVIPDVEKRRYHSTLPTIDFVGAAKAHGWDGYRVKPDLSNLKEIMDACYETSGQSILIDVPVDADQVIGLNPRLNNLTTKTYL